The Mytilus galloprovincialis chromosome 2, xbMytGall1.hap1.1, whole genome shotgun sequence genome has a window encoding:
- the LOC143064142 gene encoding NACHT and WD repeat domain-containing protein 2-like, whose protein sequence is MDVNTNQDGHVPEAGQENGDFSSEDQERLKHVLSGSLEKLPAQSSKIVRIFTSSTFTDTTLERNALMENVYPKLKEYLRENYGLEFQVVDMRWGVRDEATDDHMTTSLCMQEIHNCQRLSIGPNFVVFLGQKYGYRPIPTHIDAKEFEMMRDCIKGEPEELELMDKWYIQDENTVPPVYILQPISSILTNFNNKRHKGLQDADQATWWDTFTKLQRICRKAAQVLFIAKRIDREQMHNFFMSVTEREVEHGILKAPNVTDHTLAYIREISNINVGLLRFAAKFIDFAARNVDGEAQKLLKTLRDEKLAKKMPESNVARFTVDWSGKEGIDMESHSDYIKEFTTHFHTSILSLVERAMMQHEKLSQDPVYTEVLQHSHACVNFCKVFQGRQDIIDQIKAYVTGGSNFPFVLHGESGCGKTSLTAKGASQSRSWLQKKDNEPTLVLRFLGTTPNSSTIIPLLTSVIQQISLLYDQPVDNIPDELSPLVGHFKNLLTLASEEKPIVLIFDSLDQLSGSDGAHQLAWLPAVLPSHVKLIVSTLPNMYNILDNLKIMIEPKENYVQVLPLGEGLSTTILTFWLKNANRTISEEQWKIVNEAFTKCNLPLFVKLVFDQVCRWKSYTKPQQTVLDFTIHDSIMKLFERIENQHGKTLVAHALGYITAAKSGVSESELEDLLSLDEKVLNDVYQYHLPPVRRIPPLLWTRIRSDLPGYLSEREADGVSVINWYHRQFIEAARERYFRNLNFVAQMHASNAEYFMGTWGGGIPKPFEYSEHQRRMFQLNEMKGESDRKVPLQPLAFHDQDGKLTRYNLRKLNELPFHLVRSHQYEDLYNTCLFNYNWLHAKLCSNPLQAVVADFEDLLEHVYQKDVKLIADAIRLSSSILNHYPSMLGPQITGRLLPYFQSNLNIRSLIQQCDSDGLVNCSLVPAHHHLHTPGGPLQFSLEGHPFAPFGICCTSTGRYLVSVSNKFIIWDLHSGDVFRQIIPGIEGIMQNLAISPNDIFAVSYTNNNQIIVACIMTGDFISITPTTKGNTESVIGTQVSNTHVAAWTSKEWYLYTINGVYISSHTIQLKMPLMSVDFGVDEKTYLIVKSGTDRDNDMAIEVQDQSIEPFEFHSAIAVSKDKMILYTCIEISDNNIAVYKKSDDAWHYDRTLGDNKDMVFSLTLSEDENYLVATIALGFKLWNLKNDSLVELKLPPATRNIPNRNPLLSSVVFTRSNHFVVAAVRKNLYVWDTKQGNMVKVLDAHFGRIIALTSVTAGTNKLISSSIDKTIKVWNFDNILEEVFSIDRLEKPIEHIHLARETHFGVTTSRNCVGVWNLATGKLEHSLETKSVVLLAVINKDAKFVAAAETGKLVIWEISQETVGKSIQQKDIQQLLLNEDDTRVIAIGTLGFNKGHCVAYTFPEGESVFTFEYNIKKFKKGVLTMDGSFLAVPASDKSGDILGVYHAKTGTHLYNLQLKYNDYKELTCLKPMPHDPNQIVVVDEFKGNILDLKKKTLVRSTTRWNGMAMKTGKQGLFAPNRGGLELLDLKSGKTLRTYIPRIAEGVFSIDVMFTENDRHVVYYHSGHRTIRVFRISDGKRIANYKAHAEVKVMSCTPEGGTLVIGAVDGSFTVLTIADPEYEESVELLQCLPSRNTQGNQQNGYRSTNGDIIQGKNSMGTALQVARFVAKARAAQKSRACCIS, encoded by the exons GTATTTCTAGGTCAAAAATATGGATACCGTCCTATACCAACGCATATTGATGCTAAAGAATTCGAAATGATGAGGGATTGTATCAAGGGAGAACCTGAAGAACTTGAACTGATGGACAAGTGGTATATTCAAGATGAAAACACGGTCCCTCCTGTTTATATCCTACAACCAATCAGTTCAATTCTTACTAATTTTAACAACAAA aGACACAAAGGTCTACAAGATGCTGATCAAGCAACATGGTGGGACACGTTTACGAAGCTTCAACGAATTTGCAGAAAAGCTGCGCAAGTTTTATTCATTGCCAAAAGGATAGACAGAGAACAAATGCACAACTTTTTCATGTCTG tTACAGAAAGAGAAGTAGAGCATGGTATATTGAAGGCTCCAAATGTAACAGACCACACTCTAGCTTACATCCGGGAAATTAGCAATATCAATGTCGGACTTCTCAGGTTTGCTGCCAAATTTATTGACTTTGCAGCTCGAAATGTTGATGGCGAAGCGCAAAAGTTACTCAAAACATTACGTGATGAAAAACTGGCAAAGAAAATGCCTGAATCAAATGTCGCTCGTTTCACTGTGGATTGGTCCGGAAAGGAAGGAATCGATATGGAATCCCATTCAGATTATATCAAGGAATTCACAACACATTTTCATACATCAATTCTAAGTTTAGTAGAGAGAGCCATGATGCAACACGAGAAATTATCCCAGGATCCAGTATACACGGAAGTCTTACAACATTCACACGCATGTGTCAACTTTTGTAAAGTGTTTCAAGGAAGACAGGATATCATTGACCAAATCAAAGCTTACGTTACCGGAGGTTCTAATTTCCCATTTGTTCTGCATGGTGAAAGTGGTTGTGGTAAAACATCTTTAACAGCCAAAGGAGCAAGTCAA TCACGATCATGGTTACAGAAAAAGGATAACGAGCCAACTCTTGTTCTACGATTTCTAGGAACAACACCAAACAGTTCGACTATCATCCCATTGTTAACGAGTGTCATACAACAGATATCTCTCCTGTACGACCAGCCGGTTGACAATATACCTGATGAATTATCTCCTTTAGTAGGCCATTTCAAAAATTTATTAACACTTGCATCTGAGGAAAAGCCTATCGTGCTGATATTCGATTCACTAGATCAGCTATCGGGATCAGATGGTGCTCATCAGTTAGCATGGTTACCAGCGGTTTTGCCTTCTCACGTCAAACTTATTGTTTCAACCCTCCCAAACATGTACAATATATTAGATAATTTGAAAATCATGATTGAACCAAAAGAAAATTATGTTCAAGTATTGCCACTTGGCGAAGGTTTGAGTACAACGATTTTAACGTTTTGGCTAAAAAATGCAAATAGGACAATATCAGAGGAGCAGTGGAAAATTGTAAATGAAGCCTTTACTAAATGCAATCTGCCACTTTTTGTAAAACTTGTTTTCGATCAAGTTTGTCGTTGGAAGTCATATACAAAACCACAACAAACTGTTTTAGACTTCACAATCCATGATAGCATTATGAAGCTTTTTGAACGTATTGAAAATCAACACGGCAAAACATTAGTGGCACATGCATTAGGATACATCACTGCAGCAAAAAGTGGAGTTTCAGAGAGCGAGTTGGAAGACTTATTATCTTTAGATGAAAAGGTTTTGAATGACGTTTATCAGTATCACTTGCCTCCAGTTCGGAGGATCCCACCTCTACTGTGGACACGAATCCGTAGTGATCTGCCAGGATACTTATCTGAACGAGAGGCTGACGGAGTAAGTGTCATTAATTGGTACCATCGACAATTTATTGAAGCTGCCCGAGAGAGGTATTTCAGAAATTTGAACTTTGTTGCACAAATGCATGCATCAAATGCTGAATATTTCATGGGAACATGGGGTGGAGGAATTCCAAAACCATTTGAATATTCAGAACACCAACGGCGGATGTTTCAACTGAACGAAATGAAAGGCGAAAGTGATCGTAAAGTTCCTCTACAGCCACTTGCATTTCATGACCAGGATGGCAAACTTACTCGTTACAACCTCCGGAAGTTAAATGAACTTCCCTTCCATCTTGTGCGTTCTCACCAGTACGAAGACTTGTATAACACATGTCTATTTAATTACAACTGGCTGCATGCTAAGCTATGTTCAAATCCACTGCAAGCGGTAGTGGCGGATTTTGAAGATTTGTTAGAACATGTATATCAGAAAGATGTTAAGTTAATTGCTGATGCAATTCGCTTATCCAGCTCCATATTGAATCATTATCCAAGTATGCTTGGCCCTCAGATTACTGGTAGATTATTGCCATACTTCCAGTCTAATTTAAATATTCGAAGTCTGATTCAGCAGTGTGATTCCGATGGTCTAGTCAATTGTTCGTTAGTCCCTGCTCATCATCATCTTCATACTCCTGGTGGTCCTTTACAGTTTTCACTGGAAGGTCACCCGTTTGCACCATTTGGAATATGCTGCACATCTACAGGAAGGTATCTAGTCTCAGTATCAAATAAGTTTATTATATGGGATTTACATAGTGGAGATGTTTTCCGACAAATCATTCCAGGAATAGAAGGCATAATGCAAAATCTTGCAATATCACCAAATGATATCTTTGCCGTCAGTTACACAAACAATAACCAAATAATCGTTGCTTGTATCATGACTGGTGATTTTATATCAATAACCCCAACAACCAAAGGTAATACAGAATCTGTCATTGGTACCCAGGTTTCAAATACACATGTTGCTGCTTGGACCTCCAAAGAATGGTATTTATACACAATCAACGGTGTTTATATTTCGTCACATACAATTCAACTCAAAATGCCACTCATGTCAGTCGACTTTGGTGTTGACGAAAAAACTTATCTTATTGTTAAAAGTGGCACCGATCGTGACAATGACATGGCTATAGAGGTTCAAGACCAATCTATAGAACCATTTGAATTTCATAGTGCAATAGCTGTATCCAAAGATAAGATgattctatatacatgtatcgaAATAAGCGATAAtaatattgctgtttacaagaAATCAGATGATGCCTGGCATTACGACAGAACTTTAGGAGATAATAAAGATATGGTGTTCAGCTTAACTCTATCTGAAGATGAGAACTATCTTGTTGCGACAATAGCTTTAGGTTTCAAATTGTGgaatttgaaaaatgattcaTTGGTGGAACTTAAACTTCCTCCTGCTACCAGAAACATTCCTAATAGAAATCCACTCCTGAGTTCAGTGGTGTTTACGAGAAGCAACCATTTTGTCGTGGCGGCTGTGAGGAAGAATTTGTATGTATGGGATACAAAGCAAGGGAATATGGTTAAGGTTCTAGATGCTCACTTTGGAAGAATTATAGCCCTGACATCAGTAACAGCAGGAACAAACAAACTCATATCATCCTCTATCGACAAGACAATCAAGGTCTGGAATTTCGATAACATTTTAGAAGAAGTGTTCTCCATTGACAGGCTTGAAAAACCTATTGAGCACATACATCTTGCACGCGAAACTCATTTTGGCGTTACTACAAGTCGTAACTGTGTAGGTGTATGGAATTTAGCGACAGGAAAATTAGAACATTCACTGGAAACCAAATCTGTTGTCTTACTTGCCGTTATCAACAAGGACGCAAAGTTTGTCGCTGCTGCAGAAACTGGCAAATTGGTGATTTGGGAAATAAGTCAGGAAACCGTAGGAAAATCAATTCAGCAAAAAGATATTCAGCAACTGTTATTGAATGAGGATGATACTCGTGTAATAGCAATAGGTACATTGGGTTTTAACAAAGGTCATTGTGTTGCATACACTTTTCCCGAAGGCGAATCAGTGTTCACATTTGAATACAACATTAAAAAGTTCAAAAAGGGAGTTCTTACTATGGATGGGTCATTTCTTGCTGTTCCAGCAAGCGATAAAAGTGGAGATATACTCGGTGTATATCATGCTAAAACTGGAACACACTTGTACAACTTGCAATTGAAGTATAATGATTACAAAGAACTGACATGTTTAAAGCCGATGCCACATGATCCGAACCAAATTGTTGTAGTTGATGAATTCAAAGGTAACATActtgatttaaagaaaaaaactttagtACGATCTACTACTAGATGGAACGGCATGGCGATGAAAACCGGAAAACAGGGACTTTTTGCACCAAATCGAGGAGGTCTAGAACTTTTAGACTTAAAATCTGGCAAAACATTACGAACATATATTCCTCGAATTGCAGAAGGTGTATTCAGTATTGACGTTATGTTTACAGAAAACGACCGCCATGTTGTGTATTATCATTCTGGTCATCGCACTATCCGCGTGTTCCGTATATCAGACGGTAAGCGTATCGCAAATTACAAAGCGCACGCAGAAGTAAAAGTTATGTCATGTACGCCGGAAGGTGGTACGCTAGTTATAGGGGCAGTTGACGGAAGTTTTACCGTGTTGACAATCGCCGATCCGGAATACGAAGAAAGTGTCGAACTGTTGCAGTGCTTACCTAGTAGGAATACACAGGGCAATCAGCAGAATGGCTATCGGTCAACAAACGGGGATATTATTCAAGGCAAGAATAGTATGGGAACAGCATTACAAGTGGCTAGATTTGTTGCTAAGGCACGAGCAGCACAGAAGTCAAGAGCATGTTGTATATCTTGA